The Mycolicibacterium mageritense genome contains a region encoding:
- a CDS encoding DUF445 domain-containing protein — MQTWSEITHDVATNWPIYCSMPFIAALIGWFTKVVAIRMMFRPHTFKGIGPLGWQGIIPKRAPQMVDVLCETLTGRLISSAEIVDRVDPQELASRLERPLRAEVAKIIPTVAAEYQPAIWNLLPGTAKDLVVQRAQTAAVRAIPDLVIAISENIEDIFDLREMVTKEFLADPDILERMFLDVGRREFAFIRRSGLVFGFLIGLLQAICWALFHNPLIMPIFGLFTGWFTDWAALRLIFNPKEPKRYLGVVTWQGLFLKHRIPVSEEYGVLIATRVLTAERVVRGLLTGSLKGKVVDVFAPVIERAARTELTDVDDVLRRTEIGGLSVGTLDQIGVGGVSLGSLFGAITGAVSQPAQALGGVGLDAAQIGPMSRAAAAELVDRLPAVMTVTHDYLDDALRIKETMSEKMVAMTPEEFEGVLRPAFQADERTLILVGAILGFLVGELQVLMVEHFTH; from the coding sequence GTGCAGACGTGGTCCGAGATCACCCACGACGTAGCGACCAACTGGCCGATCTACTGTTCGATGCCGTTCATCGCGGCGCTCATCGGATGGTTCACCAAGGTCGTCGCGATCCGGATGATGTTCCGGCCGCACACATTCAAGGGAATCGGGCCGCTCGGCTGGCAGGGCATCATTCCCAAACGTGCGCCGCAGATGGTCGACGTGCTGTGCGAGACGCTGACCGGTCGGCTCATCTCGTCGGCTGAGATCGTCGACCGGGTCGATCCGCAGGAGCTGGCCTCACGGCTCGAGCGGCCCTTGCGCGCCGAGGTCGCCAAGATCATCCCGACGGTGGCCGCCGAATATCAGCCGGCGATCTGGAACTTGTTGCCGGGCACGGCAAAAGACCTCGTGGTGCAACGCGCGCAGACCGCTGCGGTGCGCGCCATCCCGGATCTGGTCATCGCGATCAGCGAGAACATCGAGGACATCTTCGATCTACGGGAGATGGTGACGAAGGAGTTTCTCGCCGATCCGGACATCCTCGAGCGGATGTTCCTCGATGTGGGGCGGCGTGAGTTCGCCTTCATCCGGCGCAGCGGTCTGGTCTTCGGCTTTCTGATCGGACTGCTGCAGGCCATCTGCTGGGCGCTGTTCCACAACCCGTTGATCATGCCAATCTTCGGTCTGTTCACCGGATGGTTCACCGACTGGGCCGCGCTGCGCCTGATCTTCAATCCCAAGGAGCCCAAGCGCTACCTCGGTGTCGTCACGTGGCAGGGCCTGTTCCTCAAGCACCGCATCCCGGTCTCCGAGGAGTACGGCGTGCTGATCGCAACTCGGGTGCTGACCGCCGAGCGCGTCGTCAGAGGGCTTTTGACAGGATCGCTGAAGGGCAAGGTCGTCGATGTGTTCGCGCCGGTCATCGAGCGCGCCGCGCGCACGGAACTCACCGATGTCGACGACGTGCTGCGCCGCACCGAGATCGGCGGCCTGTCGGTCGGCACCCTGGACCAGATCGGGGTCGGGGGAGTGTCCCTGGGATCCCTGTTCGGTGCGATCACCGGTGCGGTGAGCCAGCCGGCGCAGGCCCTCGGCGGGGTGGGGCTCGACGCCGCCCAGATCGGTCCGATGAGCCGCGCGGCCGCCGCCGAGTTGGTGGATCGACTTCCTGCGGTCATGACCGTTACGCACGACTATCTGGATGACGCACTGCGTATCAAAGAGACCATGTCGGAAAAGATGGTCGCGATGACGCCAGAGGAGTTCGAAGGGGTGCTCAGGCCGGCATTCCAGGCGGATGAGCGCACGTTGATCCTGGTGGGAGCGATTCTGGGGTTCCTGGTCGGCGAGCTGCAGGTGCTTATGGTCGAGCACTTTACGCACTGA
- a CDS encoding polyhydroxyalkanoate synthesis regulator DNA-binding domain-containing protein, with amino-acid sequence MSDDGDHVIKRYANRKLYDTVRRRFTTLDELAQLLESGVRVVVRDHNTGADRTDEVLAQVVSRQVKNIPGGIDMLTGVLRAPLNVALGVADSVAGPPTPSPTPTPAAPPEPAEAGEEPDSELDRQQAEIRELREQVSQLTQAVTMLLQEKVGDTQKKPAD; translated from the coding sequence ATGTCCGATGACGGTGACCATGTGATCAAGCGGTATGCCAACCGCAAGCTCTACGACACGGTGCGCCGCCGGTTCACCACGCTCGACGAACTCGCACAGCTGCTCGAGTCGGGTGTGCGGGTCGTCGTCCGCGATCACAACACCGGGGCGGACCGTACCGACGAGGTGCTCGCACAAGTGGTCAGCCGCCAGGTGAAGAACATTCCCGGCGGCATCGACATGCTGACCGGTGTGCTGCGGGCCCCGCTGAATGTCGCGCTCGGTGTCGCGGATTCAGTTGCCGGGCCGCCCACCCCGAGCCCGACGCCCACGCCGGCCGCCCCACCAGAGCCCGCCGAAGCCGGCGAAGAGCCCGACAGCGAGCTTGACCGCCAGCAGGCCGAGATCCGCGAGTTGCGTGAACAGGTATCGCAGCTCACCCAGGCCGTGACCATGCTGCTGCAGGAGAAGGTCGGCGACACCCAGAAAAAGCCTGCCGACTGA
- a CDS encoding restriction endonuclease has translation MVGVAAGVCAYANGLEWPASAATAVAVPLVAALAPRFLMGALTGAGTPSPREDAAAAMSGLEFEDHVARIARSCGLPVIMTSLTGDWGVDLIVGHRPNRLAIQCKRQSRPVGAGAVQEVVAGAPMQDCTRTMVVTNNEFTAAAHKLAERHGCQLVGGADLDRLRSIIRRLAAEAG, from the coding sequence ATGGTGGGGGTGGCGGCCGGCGTCTGCGCGTACGCCAACGGGCTGGAGTGGCCTGCGAGCGCGGCAACAGCCGTCGCCGTGCCGCTCGTCGCGGCGTTGGCCCCGCGCTTTCTCATGGGAGCCCTCACGGGCGCCGGTACGCCGAGCCCGCGCGAAGACGCGGCGGCCGCGATGTCGGGGCTGGAGTTCGAGGACCATGTCGCACGTATTGCCCGCTCGTGTGGCCTGCCCGTGATCATGACGTCGCTCACGGGTGACTGGGGCGTGGACCTGATCGTCGGGCACCGGCCGAATCGACTTGCGATCCAGTGCAAAAGGCAATCCCGTCCGGTGGGGGCGGGCGCAGTGCAAGAGGTCGTGGCGGGCGCGCCGATGCAGGATTGCACCCGCACGATGGTGGTGACCAACAACGAATTCACCGCGGCGGCACACAAACTCGCCGAGCGGCACGGGTGTCAACTGGTCGGCGGTGCCGACCTCGATCGCCTGCGGTCGATCATCCGCCGGCTGGCGGCGGAAGCCGGCTGA
- a CDS encoding PAS and ANTAR domain-containing protein has translation MTNELESVEVRASVEHALAGGEPQRVGWFRFYFADERWEWSPQVERMHGYEPGTVQPTTELVLSHKHPEDYGQVAATLDEIRRTSGAFSTRHRIVDTAGEVHHVVVVGDQMFADDGAVIGTQGFYVDVTPSVDEARQRIVTEAVAEFAEARGAIEQVKGMLMVVYRIDADAAFELLKWRSQETNTKLRALAEQIAADFLALDYSEILPDRVVFDRLLMTAHQRVRRDV, from the coding sequence ATGACAAACGAGCTGGAATCGGTGGAGGTTCGAGCCTCTGTCGAACATGCACTCGCGGGTGGGGAGCCGCAGCGGGTTGGGTGGTTCCGGTTTTACTTTGCCGACGAGCGCTGGGAGTGGTCGCCTCAGGTCGAACGCATGCACGGCTACGAACCCGGCACGGTGCAGCCGACCACCGAACTGGTGCTGTCGCACAAGCACCCGGAGGATTACGGTCAGGTGGCCGCGACGCTCGACGAGATCCGCCGCACCTCGGGGGCGTTCAGCACCCGGCACCGGATCGTCGACACCGCGGGCGAGGTCCATCACGTGGTCGTCGTCGGGGACCAGATGTTCGCCGACGACGGCGCCGTCATCGGCACCCAGGGTTTCTACGTCGACGTCACCCCGTCGGTCGACGAGGCCAGGCAGCGCATCGTCACCGAGGCCGTCGCCGAGTTCGCCGAGGCCCGCGGCGCCATCGAACAGGTCAAGGGCATGTTGATGGTTGTTTACCGAATCGACGCCGATGCCGCGTTCGAGCTGCTCAAGTGGCGCTCGCAGGAGACCAACACGAAACTGCGGGCACTGGCCGAGCAGATCGCCGCGGACTTCCTGGCGCTGGACTACAGCGAGATCCTGCCCGACCGCGTGGTGTTCGACCGGCTGCTGATGACCGCGCATCAACGGGTGCGGCGCGACGTTTAG
- a CDS encoding flavodoxin family protein, translating into MTTPAGLHALALVCSLKRSPDESSSGLMAEQVCENLGALGVTTEILRCADYVIEPGVEADMGNGDEWPKIREKVLAADILLISTPVWLGHPSSIAQRVLERLDAELSNTDDGGRPVMVGKVALVSVVGNEDGAHKTVADVFQALNDIGFSIPAQGCTYWNGEAMQGTDYKDLDSVPDPVADATAAATRNAAHLAGLLKVGLYPRYE; encoded by the coding sequence ATGACCACGCCTGCCGGTTTACACGCGCTGGCGTTGGTGTGCAGCCTCAAGCGCAGCCCGGACGAGTCGAGCAGTGGGCTCATGGCCGAGCAGGTGTGTGAGAACCTGGGCGCGCTCGGAGTCACCACCGAGATCCTGCGATGTGCCGATTATGTGATCGAACCGGGTGTCGAGGCAGACATGGGCAACGGCGATGAGTGGCCCAAGATCCGGGAGAAGGTTTTGGCCGCCGATATCCTGCTGATCTCCACGCCGGTCTGGCTGGGGCACCCCTCGAGTATCGCGCAGCGCGTGTTGGAACGGCTCGACGCCGAACTGTCCAACACCGACGACGGCGGCCGCCCCGTGATGGTGGGCAAGGTCGCTCTGGTATCCGTGGTGGGGAACGAGGATGGCGCGCACAAGACGGTCGCCGATGTTTTCCAGGCGCTCAACGACATCGGCTTCTCCATCCCGGCGCAGGGCTGCACGTACTGGAACGGAGAGGCCATGCAGGGCACCGATTACAAGGATCTCGACTCGGTTCCCGACCCTGTGGCCGACGCGACGGCGGCCGCGACCCGTAACGCGGCGCATCTGGCGGGCCTGCTCAAGGTCGGGCTGTACCCCCGTTACGAGTGA
- the mbp1 gene encoding microaggregate-binding protein 1: MTDKKNSGPEEGIKGVIEDAKGKAKEAVGTVTGRDDLVREGKAQQDKADAQQDAAKKEAQAESARAGAKAAEEREQAHQRP; encoded by the coding sequence ATGACCGACAAGAAGAACTCTGGACCTGAAGAAGGCATCAAGGGCGTCATCGAGGACGCCAAGGGCAAGGCCAAGGAAGCCGTTGGTACGGTGACCGGCCGAGACGACCTCGTGCGCGAGGGCAAGGCCCAGCAGGACAAGGCTGACGCCCAGCAGGACGCGGCCAAGAAGGAAGCACAAGCCGAATCGGCTCGTGCCGGCGCCAAGGCGGCCGAAGAGCGCGAGCAGGCGCACCAGCGCCCGTGA
- a CDS encoding HemK2/MTQ2 family protein methyltransferase, which translates to MTAVAGEGVYPPQEDSLLLIDAIERSGAVPGRRVVDLCTGSGVVAIAAARLGAQTVTALDICPHAVRCATANVLAAGVSVGVRLGSWSQALDDAPYDLVVCNPPYVPIGSAVDAATVAPWAGPDTAWNGGADGRAILDPLCDTAPALLGDGGTLLLVQSEFADVEQSLVRLGKAGMTAEVFASQWIPWGPVVSSQAGWLKQTGRLRHDRRDERLVVIRADKS; encoded by the coding sequence ATGACCGCTGTTGCCGGCGAGGGCGTTTACCCTCCGCAGGAAGATTCGCTGCTGTTGATCGACGCCATCGAACGCAGCGGAGCGGTGCCCGGTCGCCGCGTGGTGGATCTGTGTACCGGCAGCGGTGTGGTGGCCATAGCCGCGGCCCGGTTGGGAGCTCAGACGGTGACCGCATTGGACATCTGTCCCCACGCGGTGCGCTGCGCGACGGCCAACGTGCTGGCAGCCGGGGTGTCGGTCGGCGTCAGGCTGGGATCCTGGAGCCAGGCGCTGGACGACGCGCCCTACGACCTCGTGGTGTGTAATCCGCCGTACGTCCCGATCGGCTCAGCTGTCGACGCGGCGACCGTCGCGCCGTGGGCCGGCCCGGATACTGCCTGGAACGGCGGTGCGGACGGCCGGGCGATCCTCGATCCGCTGTGCGACACCGCCCCGGCCTTGTTGGGCGACGGAGGGACGCTGTTGCTGGTGCAATCGGAGTTCGCCGACGTCGAGCAGTCGTTGGTCCGCTTGGGCAAGGCCGGTATGACGGCCGAAGTCTTTGCCAGCCAATGGATTCCGTGGGGTCCGGTGGTGTCGTCGCAGGCCGGTTGGCTGAAGCAGACCGGTCGGCTCCGGCATGACCGCCGTGACGAGCGACTGGTCGTGATCCGGGCGGACAAGTCATGA
- a CDS encoding CDGSH iron-sulfur domain-containing protein gives MSEVRVVRVIEHGPMLVEGPVRIELPDGSVVESDRFMVAICTCRRSATYPLCDTSHRRNKRSVKRSK, from the coding sequence ATGAGCGAGGTTCGCGTGGTGAGGGTGATCGAACACGGCCCGATGCTCGTCGAGGGCCCGGTCCGGATCGAACTCCCCGACGGGTCGGTGGTCGAATCCGACCGGTTCATGGTGGCGATCTGTACCTGCAGGCGGTCGGCGACCTACCCGCTGTGCGATACCAGCCACCGCAGGAACAAGCGATCAGTCAAGCGGTCGAAGTAG
- a CDS encoding iron-containing redox enzyme family protein: MTTFPAPVQPQLPVPRGRVSSAVIEQLVGRAPHNHLEPVWVPLRDSDPLGLDMQLALYTCYELHYRGFAGVDPDWEWNAGLLHLRSQLERVFLAAVRDEVGSIPSDVTAVGEMDRLSIEPVDGTGPSYYLRDHATWEQMREYFVHRSLYHLKEGDPHAWLIPRLSGQAKASFVAVEFDEYGAGHGTQVHQQLFADLMAAAGLDCSYLGYLDAVPAEALAVVNLMSLFGLHRKFRGAAAGHFAATEITSSPGSHRMVAALERMHAPQPCVRFYREHVEADAVHEQVVRLNVIGDLLTHEPCLEPDVVFGIRAFGAMEERLADHLMKSWTAQRSSLLRPLD, encoded by the coding sequence ATGACGACATTTCCCGCACCCGTACAACCTCAGCTACCCGTCCCCCGTGGCCGGGTGTCATCGGCCGTCATCGAGCAACTCGTCGGCCGGGCCCCGCACAATCACCTGGAACCGGTATGGGTTCCGCTTCGGGACTCCGATCCCCTGGGCCTCGACATGCAACTGGCGTTGTACACCTGTTACGAGCTGCACTACCGCGGGTTCGCGGGCGTCGACCCGGACTGGGAGTGGAACGCCGGGCTCCTCCACTTGCGCTCGCAGCTGGAACGGGTGTTCCTCGCGGCCGTCCGCGACGAGGTCGGCAGCATTCCGTCCGACGTCACCGCGGTCGGAGAGATGGACCGGCTGTCGATAGAACCGGTGGACGGCACCGGCCCGTCGTACTACCTGCGCGATCACGCAACGTGGGAGCAGATGCGGGAGTACTTCGTGCATCGTTCGCTGTATCACCTCAAGGAGGGCGACCCGCACGCGTGGCTCATCCCCCGGCTCAGTGGCCAGGCCAAGGCGTCCTTCGTCGCAGTCGAATTCGACGAATACGGGGCCGGCCACGGCACGCAGGTGCACCAGCAGCTGTTCGCGGACCTGATGGCTGCCGCGGGTCTCGACTGCAGTTACCTCGGATATCTCGACGCGGTACCTGCCGAGGCCCTCGCGGTGGTCAATCTGATGTCGCTGTTCGGGCTTCACCGCAAGTTCCGCGGCGCGGCCGCGGGGCACTTCGCCGCAACGGAGATCACGTCGTCCCCCGGATCACACCGGATGGTGGCGGCCTTGGAGCGCATGCACGCCCCGCAGCCGTGTGTGAGGTTCTATCGCGAGCACGTCGAGGCGGATGCCGTACACGAGCAGGTGGTCCGCCTCAACGTGATCGGTGACCTCTTGACGCACGAACCCTGCCTCGAACCCGACGTGGTCTTCGGCATCCGCGCATTCGGCGCGATGGAGGAGCGCCTGGCTGACCATCTGATGAAAAGCTGGACAGCCCAGCGCAGTTCGCTACTTCGACCGCTTGACTGA
- a CDS encoding DUF3140 domain-containing protein yields the protein MTQHAEIDDGLWEEFHRVVNMSSRELLDWLRTRSADTRTEELPDQAGTQTGQQVLHILGKRRTDLTADDVRTMRVVVDRVHAEHPDEDGNPTAGNTHWRHRLMTIGHDPLKAG from the coding sequence ATGACTCAACATGCCGAGATCGACGACGGACTGTGGGAGGAATTCCACCGCGTCGTCAACATGTCGTCGCGTGAACTGCTCGACTGGCTGCGCACCCGTTCTGCCGACACCAGGACCGAGGAACTGCCTGACCAGGCCGGCACGCAAACGGGTCAGCAGGTGCTGCACATCCTGGGCAAACGGCGCACCGACCTCACCGCCGACGACGTGCGAACCATGCGCGTCGTCGTCGACCGCGTGCACGCCGAGCATCCTGACGAGGACGGCAATCCCACCGCGGGAAACACACATTGGCGCCACCGGCTGATGACGATCGGCCACGATCCGTTGAAAGCGGGGTAA
- a CDS encoding DUF4383 domain-containing protein, protein MQTPNPREPGGSVGPTPIQAAAVAVGALFLIVGVLGFIPGITSDYGDLTWAGHHSDAQLLGVFNVSVLHNIIHLAFGVAGLALGRTVKSARAYLIGGGIVYAVVWLYGLVIDRDSAANFIPVNTADNWLHFGLAVVMILLGVAFGREVTAHSTSGRTTGAPGTIE, encoded by the coding sequence ATGCAGACACCGAACCCTCGAGAGCCCGGTGGCAGCGTCGGGCCGACCCCGATCCAGGCCGCAGCTGTCGCGGTTGGGGCCTTGTTCCTGATTGTCGGGGTGCTGGGTTTCATCCCCGGAATAACCTCCGACTACGGCGATCTGACGTGGGCGGGACACCATTCGGATGCCCAGTTGCTGGGTGTGTTCAACGTTTCCGTCCTGCACAACATCATTCATCTGGCGTTCGGTGTCGCGGGTCTGGCCCTGGGCCGCACCGTCAAGTCGGCCCGCGCCTATCTGATCGGCGGGGGCATCGTGTATGCCGTGGTGTGGCTCTACGGACTGGTGATCGACCGCGACAGTGCCGCCAACTTCATCCCGGTGAACACGGCGGACAACTGGCTGCATTTCGGGCTGGCCGTGGTCATGATCCTGCTCGGTGTGGCGTTCGGGCGTGAGGTGACTGCCCACTCGACGAGCGGCCGCACCACAGGGGCGCCGGGAACGATCGAATGA
- a CDS encoding erythromycin esterase family protein, giving the protein MRGSKIFQNRREAGRVLAQQLQNHRGRDDVVVLALPRGGVPVGYEVAAALSAPLDVFVVRKLAPPDQPEYAVGAIASGGVVVTNDDAIRALHVTSEDLEAVAEREQKELRRREEAYRDGRRPPEIAGKTVIVVDDGLATGATMTAALRAIDKLGPARVVVAVPAAPEDTCEELRHRVDEVVCATTPQPFTAVGQSYWDFEQTTDDEVRQLLSAPTVARRAADEPGDAAAAVRRGAVPAPAGIVGDDELFDLVGDARLVLIGEASHGTHEFYAARAHMTRRLIEEKGFQAVAVEGDWPDAYRINRYVRTASEDRTPVEALDAFRRFPQWMWRNTVVEEFVEWLRTTNADRSPQVGFYGLDLYSMLRSVNEVISYLDARDPAAADRARERYRCFDHFRDEQRYGYAVAFGAGQSCEDEVVQQLVELQRLDLDMVKRDGMVEDDERFYANQNARLVKAAEEYYRAMFAGHIASWNRRDRHMLETVQALLEHLDAHSEMPARCVIWAHNSHLGDARATELSAGGELNLGQLLREHYPGQCCSIGFTTYTGTVTASQAWGREPTRMRVTPALSTSVEALFHRTGLGDFMIRSHGDGAGLPASPLLERAIGVIYSPRTERQSHYFLARVADQFDAVIYVDHTSALRPLPALAAVGAPAETYPSGV; this is encoded by the coding sequence ATGCGTGGCTCGAAGATCTTCCAGAACCGCCGCGAGGCGGGGCGGGTGCTGGCACAGCAACTCCAGAATCACCGGGGCCGCGACGATGTCGTCGTGCTGGCGCTGCCCCGTGGTGGGGTGCCGGTCGGTTATGAGGTGGCCGCCGCGCTGTCAGCTCCTCTCGACGTGTTCGTGGTCCGCAAGCTCGCGCCTCCGGACCAACCCGAGTACGCCGTGGGTGCCATTGCGTCCGGCGGCGTCGTGGTGACCAACGACGACGCCATCAGGGCTCTGCACGTCACCTCCGAAGACCTCGAGGCGGTCGCCGAACGCGAGCAGAAAGAGCTGCGCCGCCGTGAAGAGGCGTATCGCGATGGCCGCCGGCCACCCGAAATCGCGGGCAAGACCGTGATCGTGGTGGACGACGGCCTGGCGACGGGCGCGACGATGACCGCCGCGCTGCGGGCCATCGACAAGCTGGGGCCGGCAAGGGTTGTCGTTGCCGTTCCCGCGGCACCCGAGGACACCTGCGAGGAACTGCGCCACCGGGTGGACGAGGTCGTCTGTGCGACCACTCCCCAGCCCTTCACCGCGGTGGGCCAATCCTATTGGGACTTCGAGCAGACCACCGACGACGAGGTTCGCCAGCTGCTGTCGGCACCGACCGTCGCTCGGCGGGCGGCAGACGAACCTGGCGACGCCGCCGCCGCGGTCCGGCGCGGCGCAGTGCCAGCCCCGGCAGGCATCGTCGGCGACGACGAGCTTTTCGATCTCGTCGGTGACGCGCGATTGGTTCTTATCGGCGAGGCCAGTCACGGCACGCACGAGTTCTACGCGGCCCGGGCCCACATGACCCGACGCCTCATCGAGGAGAAGGGGTTCCAGGCGGTCGCCGTCGAGGGCGACTGGCCCGACGCGTACCGCATCAACCGGTACGTCCGCACGGCGAGTGAAGACCGAACGCCTGTCGAGGCGCTCGACGCGTTTCGCCGATTCCCGCAATGGATGTGGCGCAACACCGTCGTCGAGGAATTCGTCGAATGGTTGCGGACCACGAATGCGGACCGCTCGCCGCAGGTCGGTTTCTACGGTCTCGACCTCTACAGCATGCTGCGGTCGGTCAACGAGGTGATCAGCTATCTGGATGCGCGCGACCCCGCGGCGGCGGATCGGGCGCGCGAGCGCTACCGCTGTTTCGATCACTTCCGCGACGAACAGCGCTACGGCTACGCGGTCGCGTTCGGCGCAGGCCAGTCGTGTGAAGACGAGGTCGTCCAACAACTCGTCGAGCTACAGCGCCTGGACCTCGACATGGTCAAGCGTGACGGCATGGTCGAGGACGACGAGCGGTTCTACGCCAATCAGAACGCCCGCCTGGTCAAGGCCGCCGAAGAGTACTACCGCGCGATGTTCGCCGGCCACATCGCCTCGTGGAACCGCCGCGACCGGCACATGCTCGAAACCGTTCAGGCGCTCTTGGAACATCTCGACGCGCACAGCGAGATGCCTGCCCGTTGTGTGATCTGGGCGCACAATTCGCACCTCGGCGACGCGCGCGCGACCGAGCTGTCGGCAGGCGGCGAGCTCAACCTCGGCCAGCTGTTGCGGGAGCACTACCCAGGGCAGTGTTGTTCGATCGGTTTCACCACCTACACCGGCACCGTCACGGCCAGCCAAGCGTGGGGCCGCGAACCGACCCGGATGCGCGTGACACCCGCCCTGTCGACCAGCGTCGAGGCGCTGTTTCATCGAACGGGATTGGGCGACTTCATGATCAGGTCGCACGGCGACGGCGCCGGTCTGCCTGCGTCTCCGTTGCTCGAACGCGCGATCGGTGTCATCTACAGCCCACGGACCGAGCGGCAGAGCCATTACTTCCTGGCGCGGGTGGCCGATCAGTTCGACGCTGTCATCTACGTAGACCACACATCGGCACTTCGGCCCTTGCCTGCTCTCGCCGCCGTCGGCGCGCCCGCAGAGACCTATCCGAGCGGCGTCTGA
- a CDS encoding cytochrome P450 family protein, with translation MDIPRVCGLEAVATLSDLGFASVSAGVIARRRPMARLLERVQADARAVKRIQRLRKEFGRGPVELVLPGRRIAVVIDPDDVGAVLTNSPRPFDPANREKRKALQWFQPHGVLISQGAIRSQRRAVNDAALDSGAQLHRLADSFVTAIIAEAETMAAEAMWRGQLDSA, from the coding sequence ATGGACATACCTCGCGTGTGCGGGTTGGAGGCAGTTGCGACGTTGAGCGATCTCGGTTTTGCCTCGGTGTCGGCCGGGGTGATCGCGCGCAGGCGCCCGATGGCACGCCTGCTGGAACGCGTGCAGGCCGACGCTCGCGCGGTGAAGCGGATTCAGCGGTTGCGGAAGGAATTCGGCAGGGGCCCTGTCGAATTGGTGCTGCCCGGGCGACGCATCGCGGTCGTGATCGATCCGGACGACGTCGGTGCGGTGCTGACGAACTCTCCGCGGCCGTTCGATCCCGCGAATCGGGAGAAGCGCAAGGCGCTGCAGTGGTTTCAGCCGCACGGTGTGCTGATCTCGCAGGGCGCGATCAGGTCGCAGCGCCGCGCGGTCAACGACGCCGCGCTCGACTCCGGGGCCCAACTGCACCGGCTGGCCGATTCGTTCGTGACCGCGATCATCGCCGAAGCCGAGACCATGGCGGCGGAGGCGATGTGGCGGGGCCAGCTGGATTCCGCGTAG
- a CDS encoding cytochrome P450 → MTGWWRLVRRLVLGERARDDEAITDHLLRLRKAGNWSFLALPHYRARGRFTEQLYRYAEAPEAGSLVSALAETPAAGAVDPVGQIPQWLFGFDAAGMALLRALAVLSTHPAHLERAMSDATEPDRCMPRPYLRGCVLESVRLWPTTPTILRDTTEDTVWRSGGERFTLAKGSAVMIVAPAFHRDDELLPFAHEFVPDIWLDGRAERHPQLVPFSAGPAECPGRNLVLFTTSTLAANLLRRLRFDLQSTPRPLPGHPLPMTFNQFGLDFCVRPVEPALAVGPATS, encoded by the coding sequence ATGACCGGTTGGTGGCGGCTGGTGCGGCGGCTGGTGCTGGGGGAGCGCGCCCGCGACGACGAGGCGATCACCGACCACCTGTTGCGGTTGCGCAAGGCAGGCAACTGGTCGTTTCTGGCGTTGCCGCATTACCGCGCCCGTGGCCGGTTCACCGAGCAGCTGTACCGGTATGCCGAGGCGCCAGAAGCGGGAAGCCTGGTCAGCGCCCTCGCCGAAACGCCTGCCGCGGGCGCGGTCGACCCGGTCGGCCAGATTCCACAGTGGCTGTTCGGTTTCGATGCCGCGGGTATGGCGTTGCTGCGGGCGCTTGCGGTTCTCTCGACCCACCCGGCGCACCTTGAGCGTGCGATGAGCGACGCGACCGAGCCCGACCGTTGCATGCCGCGGCCGTATCTGCGTGGCTGCGTGCTCGAATCGGTGAGACTGTGGCCCACGACTCCGACGATTCTGCGCGACACGACCGAGGACACGGTCTGGCGCTCCGGCGGCGAACGATTCACGCTGGCCAAGGGTTCGGCAGTGATGATCGTGGCGCCTGCGTTTCACCGCGATGACGAACTTCTGCCGTTCGCACACGAATTCGTGCCCGACATCTGGCTCGACGGGCGCGCTGAGCGCCATCCCCAGCTGGTGCCGTTCTCGGCCGGGCCCGCCGAGTGTCCCGGCCGCAACCTGGTGCTGTTCACGACCAGCACATTGGCAGCCAACCTGTTGCGCCGGTTGCGATTCGACCTGCAGTCGACGCCGCGGCCGCTGCCCGGGCATCCCTTACCGATGACGTTCAACCAGTTCGGTCTCGACTTCTGCGTGCGTCCCGTCGAGCCGGCACTGGCCGTCGGCCCGGCGACATCATGA